The Methanocaldococcus jannaschii DSM 2661 genome has a segment encoding these proteins:
- a CDS encoding MTH895/ArsE family thioredoxin-like protein translates to MVVIRIFGTGCPKCNQTYENVKKAVEELGIDAEIVKVTDVNEIAEWVFVTPGVAFDDVIVFEGKIPSVEEIKEELKSYLEGK, encoded by the coding sequence ATGGTAGTGATAAGGATATTCGGAACGGGCTGTCCAAAATGTAACCAAACATACGAGAACGTTAAAAAAGCAGTAGAAGAACTTGGCATAGATGCAGAGATTGTTAAAGTTACAGATGTCAATGAGATAGCTGAATGGGTTTTTGTTACACCTGGAGTAGCATTTGACGATGTAATTGTCTTTGAAGGAAAAATTCCCTCTGTTGAGGAAATTAAGGAAGAGTTAAAAAGTTACTTAGAGGGGAAATAA
- a CDS encoding CGGC domain-containing protein, translating into MKVAIIACQKMVEMGCPGKEACVSCFKAINEKSGAFERYKDVELVAFTTCGGCPGRRFPMRVKLLKTAAGAEAIHIANCTFLQPECPYINFDEICKKLMEELEIPIVFGTHTLVKKGEVVCTCGDNKE; encoded by the coding sequence ATGAAAGTGGCAATTATCGCATGTCAAAAAATGGTTGAAATGGGATGTCCTGGGAAAGAGGCATGCGTATCTTGCTTTAAAGCAATAAATGAGAAGAGTGGAGCTTTTGAAAGATACAAAGATGTTGAGTTAGTTGCATTTACAACCTGTGGGGGTTGTCCTGGAAGGAGATTTCCAATGAGAGTAAAGCTATTAAAAACTGCTGCTGGAGCTGAAGCTATTCATATAGCAAACTGCACCTTCTTACAGCCAGAATGCCCATACATAAACTTTGATGAAATCTGTAAGAAGTTGATGGAAGAGTTGGAGATTCCAATTGTATTTGGAACTCATACATTGGTTAAGAAAGGAGAAGTTGTTTGCACCTGTGGAGACAATAAGGAATAA